A single genomic interval of Streptomyces sp. 1222.5 harbors:
- a CDS encoding hydrogenase expression protein HypE has protein sequence MTTQSGTTEVQGEPGGNGAREGFDEITILWISEGMSCDGDTVSLTAAGQPSIEDVVLGLIPGLPKVNLVNKVLSPSLGGEDFLAPYRAAARGELEPFILVIEGSIPNQNIIEGDGYWTSFGNDPETGEPQTLNSWIDDLAPRAWAVVAAGTCATFGGIHAMAGNPTGCMGLADYLGWEFKARSGLPIVNVPGCPIQPENFMETLVWVLQHAAGTAPPPPLDHMLRPQWLFGKTVHEGCDRAAYYEQADFAKDYNSPKCQVKVGCWGPVVNCNVPKRGWMAGVGGCPNVGGICIGCTMPSFPDAFMPFMDEPPGGTLSSMVIRPYGAVIRRLRGLTNDMVNHEPKWRHNKQKLTSGYDPHWRA, from the coding sequence ATGACCACACAGAGCGGTACCACCGAAGTCCAGGGCGAGCCCGGCGGCAACGGCGCCCGGGAGGGGTTCGACGAGATCACCATCCTGTGGATCTCGGAGGGCATGAGCTGCGACGGCGACACCGTGTCGCTGACCGCCGCGGGCCAGCCGTCCATCGAGGACGTGGTTCTCGGGCTCATCCCCGGCCTGCCGAAGGTGAACCTCGTCAACAAGGTCCTGTCGCCGAGCCTGGGCGGAGAGGACTTCCTCGCCCCGTACCGGGCGGCGGCCCGTGGTGAGCTGGAGCCGTTCATCCTCGTCATCGAGGGCTCGATCCCGAACCAGAACATCATCGAGGGCGACGGCTACTGGACGTCGTTCGGCAACGACCCGGAGACCGGTGAGCCGCAGACGCTGAACTCGTGGATCGACGACCTCGCGCCCCGGGCCTGGGCGGTGGTCGCCGCCGGGACCTGCGCGACCTTCGGCGGCATCCACGCCATGGCGGGCAACCCGACCGGCTGCATGGGTCTCGCGGACTACCTGGGCTGGGAGTTCAAGGCCCGCTCGGGCCTCCCGATCGTCAACGTGCCCGGCTGCCCCATCCAGCCGGAGAACTTCATGGAGACCCTGGTCTGGGTGCTCCAGCACGCGGCCGGGACCGCTCCCCCGCCGCCGCTCGACCACATGCTGCGGCCGCAGTGGCTGTTCGGGAAGACCGTCCACGAGGGCTGCGACCGGGCCGCATACTACGAGCAGGCCGACTTCGCCAAGGACTACAACTCCCCCAAGTGTCAGGTGAAGGTGGGCTGCTGGGGCCCGGTCGTCAACTGCAACGTGCCCAAGCGCGGCTGGATGGCCGGCGTCGGCGGCTGCCCGAACGTCGGCGGCATCTGCATCGGCTGCACCATGCCGAGCTTCCCCGACGCCTTCATGCCGTTCATGGACGAGCCTCCGGGCGGCACGCTGTCGTCGATGGTGATCAGGCCGTACGGGGCGGTCATCCGCCGACTGCGCGGGCTGACCAACGACATGGTGAACCACGAGCCCAAGTGGCGCCACAACAAGCAGAAGCTGACCAGCGGTTACGACCCGCACTGGCGCGCGTGA
- a CDS encoding class I SAM-dependent methyltransferase, with protein sequence MTTTAAQEAFLQAFHAERPAVTAEAFGGGRAPDGRSSYQLLCDRVAGRGRVLDLGCGDGLLLELLARENGRRLAGLDLSAHSLALARLRPALSGAALAEGRAQTLPFADGSFDACVSHMALMLMGEIEQVVAEVARVLSPGGVLACVVGGGAFGGEAYERFLGLLRRTIEEAPASQRIPALGDRRTRSREGLDEVLAPAGFAAVDWETVPIDLGGPVAQVWAAVSGLYDLGPLDRAAVERLRTAFQAEVRDITAPDGTVPCAFRGHIATARMR encoded by the coding sequence ATGACGACCACCGCAGCGCAAGAAGCCTTTCTGCAGGCCTTCCACGCCGAGCGGCCGGCGGTGACCGCGGAGGCGTTCGGCGGCGGCCGCGCCCCGGACGGCAGGTCCAGCTATCAACTCCTGTGCGACCGGGTGGCCGGACGCGGGCGGGTGCTGGACCTGGGCTGCGGTGACGGCCTGCTGCTCGAGTTGCTGGCCCGCGAGAACGGACGACGGCTCGCGGGGCTCGACCTGTCTGCGCACTCTCTGGCGCTGGCACGGCTTCGACCGGCGCTGTCCGGGGCCGCTTTGGCGGAGGGGCGGGCGCAGACGCTCCCCTTCGCCGACGGCAGCTTCGACGCCTGCGTCTCCCACATGGCGCTGATGCTGATGGGAGAGATCGAGCAGGTCGTGGCGGAGGTCGCCCGGGTCCTGTCCCCCGGAGGAGTTCTGGCGTGCGTCGTCGGAGGCGGCGCCTTCGGCGGGGAGGCGTACGAGCGGTTCCTCGGGCTGTTGCGGCGCACGATCGAGGAGGCGCCCGCCTCGCAGCGCATCCCCGCGCTGGGTGACAGAAGGACGCGGAGCCGCGAGGGACTCGACGAGGTGCTCGCTCCGGCGGGCTTCGCCGCGGTCGACTGGGAGACCGTGCCCATCGACTTGGGCGGTCCGGTGGCACAGGTGTGGGCCGCCGTCTCCGGCCTCTACGACCTCGGCCCGCTCGACAGGGCGGCCGTGGAGCGCCTGCGGACCGCCTTCCAAGCCGAGGTCCGCGACATCACGGCGCCCGACGGGACCGTCCCCTGCGCCTTCCGGGGCCACATCGCCACGGCACGGATGCGGTGA